The DNA segment CCGAAGGAGATGGCCCGCGTGACGCTCATCCGGTAGAGGTTCAGGCGGAGGACGGACGCCGGGCCCAGCCGCCATCCCAGCTCCAGTTCCCGGCTGCGGATGATCTCCGGTCGAAGGTAGCCCTTGAACACGAAGAAGGTGCTGTAGGTCTGGAAGAGGGTGGGGCTCCGGAACGCCTCGCCGTAGAGCAGCTTGGCGTTGAACCGTCCGCGGACGAAGGTGAGCCCCAGCCGGGGCGCGAAGGCGTGGGACAGGCCGCTGTCCTCGTAGCGGCCGCCGGTCGTCAGCCCCCACGCGCCGGCCTGCTGGGTGTATTCCAGGTAGCCGTACCGCGTCTGGAGCGTCTCCTGGGGAACCAGGTTCGCGGGGTCCTGCGGATCGCGCAGGGCGCCGCGGTTCTGCAGGTCCACGCTGCGCTCCCGGTCCTGGATGAACCCCCCGCCCACGAGGAGCGCGCCGGGATAGGGCAGGTTCCACCGCAGGCCGGCGTCCGCCACGAAGCGCCCGCGCTCCGTCCCCGAGTGGTTCACGCCGTTGGCGTTGAGTTCCTGGGGATAGACGGAGCCGCCGGTATTCTCAAGGAGTTCCGCCCGGGTCTCCAGGCTCAGGCGCGAGGTCACGGGGGTGGTGCGCTGGATCCGGATCCCCTGGACGATCCGCGACGCCGTGCCCAGGATGCCGGGCGCGAAGCCCGGAAGGACGGGATTGCCGTTGCCGGATCCGCCGCCATCCACCTGCGCCTCCTGGAACGCCACCCGCACCAGGCTGAGGGACGTGCCCAGGGCCTTCACTTCCGCGAACAGGTTGGAGACTTCGCGTCGGGTGTTTCCCTTGTCCTGGCTGAAGCTCTGCCCGGTGAGGAAGGTGTCGACGTAGGGTTGGCGGCTGAAGGGACTGGTCTGGTAGCCCGCGTTCAGCGAGAGGGCGACGCCATTGGAGAACCGTCCGTTGGTGACGAGGTAGCCGCCCTGGCCGTGGTCGCCGGCGCCCAGCGTCGTGCCCCGCAGGGTGAAGCGGCCGGCCTCGGGATCCTCGGCGGAGCGGGTGATGAGGTTGATCACCGCCGCGCCCGCGAACTGGCCGTAGACGGCGCTTCCGGGGCCCCGGATCACCTCCACCCGCTCGATGAGCTCCGCGGGATAGTTCCCATAGTAGTTCACGTTCCCGTTGTGGAGGGGGCTGGTCTGGATCCCGTTCACCATCAGCAGGGCCTTGCCCTCGTGGGCCCAGATTCCGCGTTCGGACAGGCCGATCAGGGCCGTCCCGTCGTTGCCGAAATCGAATCCCGGCAGGGTGCGGAGGATATCCGCCAGCTCCCGCCAGCCGTAGCGCTCGATGTCGGTCCGAGTCACCACGAAGACCGCGGAGGGCGCCTGCTCCTGGTCCTGCTGGAGGCGGCTGGCGATGATCACCGGCGTGCCGAGCAGGCGCGCCATCTCATCCGGCGGCTCCTGGGCGGATAGGAACGCCGAAAGGAGCGGCAGCAGGCGCGCGAAAGTTCGGGACACCGGATCTCCGTCTGGGATGAGGAATGATTAAGCGGCTCTTCGGCAGGAATGCCGCGGGACCTTGAATGCGATATGAAGGGCCGGAATCAAGTCCCGCGCGGGGCCTGCCGAAAAAGCCCCTGAATCCCGATTCCATCCAGGTCCTCCGGAACGCCGACGTGCCGAATCCTGCGAGCGGCTCTCGGGCACCTTCCCCACCCGGCAGCCTTGTCCATGCGCCCCTGGACCCTTCCCATCGAGCCGAGATCCGGCTGCCCGGCGGCGGCATGAGACGCCTGCCCTTCCTTCTGGCGCCGGCGGTGCTCGCGGCGGGAGCCCTGGTCGAAGGCCAGCCGGCGGAGCCGGAATATTCGATCAAGGCCAAGATGCTGGTCGAGATGCTGTCCTACGTGCAGTGGCCGCCGTCGGCGGAACCCGCCGCCGCCTTCGATCTGGTGGTGATGGGCCGCTCGCCCTTCGGGAGGCACCTGGACGACTACGCCCGCTCCCGGACCATCGCCCGCCGTCCCATCCGCATCCGCTACCTGCCGAAGACCGGCGACCCGGGCCCCTGCGACGCGATCTTCCTGTGCGCCTCGGAATCCGCCCGGGCCGACGCCGTGTGGGCCTGGGCCCAGGAGCGCCAGGCGCTGACGCTCGCCGACGACGAGGCCCTCGCCCGGCGGGGCGCCATGGTCGTCCTCCTGATGGAGGGCCGCTTCGTCCGTCCCGCCGTGAACCTCGGCGCCGCCTCGGCCGCGGGGATCTCGTTCAGTTCGAGGCTGCTCCAGTATGCTCGGATTCTTTCGACCCCCCGTCCTTCCCGCCGTCCCGCGCCCTGATTAGGAGCCCTCCGCTTGCCCGCCCCGACCTCCTCCATCCGCCGCAAGGTGATCGCCCTGGTGCTCGCCGCCACGACGTCGTCCCTGCTGCTGGCGGCCCTCGCCTTCCTGGGCTACGAGCGGTACGCCCTGCGGCGGGGAGCGGCGCAGGATCTGGAGGCCCTCGGCGGAATCGTCGCCTACAACACCGCGCCCACCGTCGCGTTCCACGACGCCGGCGCCGCGGCGCAGATCCTGGAGAGCCTCAAGACCCACGGCCACATCATCCGCGCCCAGGTGCACCTGCCCTCGGGCGAACTGCTGGCGGCCTTCCCCCCGGACGCGGCGGCGGACGAGCCCCGGCCCCTCGCTACGGCGCAGGAGGGCGTGCGGTTCCGGGGCAGCCGCATCGAGCTGACGAAGCTGATCCACAGCCCTGAAGGCGAGCCCATCGGCGTGGCCTTCCTCGTCTCGGACCAGGGCCACCTCACCGATCGGCTGGTGCTGGCCGCGGTTTTCCTGGCGGGCCTGCTGGTGGTCCTGGGCCTGGCGGCGTGGAGCTTCGTCCGCCGCTGGGCGCGGGTGATCACCGGGCCGGTCCTGGATCTGGCGGACGTGGCTTCCCGGGTGTCCGCCAGCCGGGACTACAGCCTGCGGGCCCGCTCCCGGGGCGACGACGAACTGGGCGTCCTGGTGGGGGCCTTCAACGGGATGCTGGAGCGGATCCAGGAGCAGGACCGCCGTCTGGCCGAGCACCGGGGCCAGTTGGAGGGACAGGTCGCCGCGCGGACCTCCGAGCTGGTGCGCACCAACAACGAGCTGCTGCTGGCCAAGGAGCGGGCGGAGGTCTCCAACCGAGCCAAGAGCACCTTCCTCGCGAACATGAGCCACGAGCTGCGGACGCCGCTGAACGCGATCCTGCTCTACAGCGAGCTGGTGCGTGAGGATTCCGAGGCCGCGGGCCACGCGGAGATCCTGCCCGACGTGCGCCGCATCGAGTCCGCCGGCCGGCACCTGCTGAGCCTCATCAACGACATCCTGGACCTCTCCAAGATCGAGGCGGGGAAGATGACCGTGGCGGAGGAGGCCTTCGACGTCCCCGCCATGATCCGGGACGTGCTCGCCACCGTGGAGCCCCTGGCCGCCAAGAACGGGAACACGCTCCACTTCACCTGCGCGCCGGACGTGGCGGAGATCGTGTCGGACGCCACCAAGGTGCGCCAGTCGCTGTTCAACCTCCTGAGCAATGCCTGCAAGTTCACCCGCGACGGGCGCATCGAGGTGCGGGCGGCGGTGGATCCGCTCCCGGGTTCCGACGTGCCCTGGCTGCACCTCAGCGTGGAGGACACGGGCATCGGGATCAGCCCCGAGCAGCTCCAGCGGATCTTCAGCGAATTCATCCAGGCGGAGGAGGGGATGAGCCGCCAGTTCGGCGGAACGGGGCTGGGCCTCGCGCTCAGCCGCAAGTTCTGCCAGCTCCTCGGCGGCGACATCCGGGTGCGGAGCGAAGCCGGCAAGGGATCGGTGTTCACCCTGCTCCTGCCCCTCGCGCCGCCCGTCCCCAAAACCAATCCGGAGCCGGCCGCTACGGGGCCGGTGCTGTCGCCCATGGCGGGCCCGGTCCTGCTGGTGGACGACGATCCCACCCTGCTGGAGGCCCTGGCGCGGCTGCTGGTCCGCGGCGGCGTGGACGTGCGCACCGCCCAGAACGGCCGGGAAGGGCTGCGGGCGGCGCGGGAGTGCCGGCCTTCGCTGGTGGTGCTCGACGTGATGATGCCCACCATGGACGGCTGGGAGGTTCTCCGGGCGTTCAAGGAGGATCTGGCGCTGGCGGCCATTCCCGTCGTGATGCTCACCATCCTCGACCAGGTGGAGCGGGGCCTGGCCCTGGGGGCGTCGGAGTTCCTGTTCAAGCCCATCGACCGCGCGCAGTTGATGGGCGTCGTGGAGAAGTACCGCGCCCGGTGGGGGCGGTGATGCGCGGCGGAGGCCAAGGCGGCGAAAGGGGGCGGTCATGAACCGGATCCTGCTGGTGGAGGACAACGAGATGAACCGGGACGCCATCTCCCGGCTGCTGGAGCGGCGGGGCTTCACCCTGCTCCTGGCCGCCGACGGCGAGGAGGGCGTCCGGCTCTGCCGGGAGACCAGGCCGGACCTGGTGCTCATGGACCTGGGCCTGCCGGGGATCGACGGCTTCGAGGCCACCCGGCGCATCAAGGCGGATCCCGTCACCAGCCACATCCCCGTGGTGGCCCTCACGGCCCGGGCCCTCACCTCCGATCGCGAGGCGGCCTTCGCGGCGGGCTGCGACGACTACGACACCAAGCCCGTCGATCTCGGGCGGCTGGTGGACAAAATCCGCCGGCTGACCGGCGATCCGGAGGCGCCATGATGCCTGTTTCCGTCGGGGCTCCCGCCCGGCTGCTCGTGGTGGACGACGCCGAATCCAACCTGGAGGTGATGACCCGCATCCTCGAGCGGGAGGGCCACCAGGTCGTCACGGCCTCGGGCGGGGCCGAGGGGCTGGCGAAGCTGCGGGACGGCGACTACGACATGGTCCTCCTCGACGTGATGATGCCCGGCGTGGACGGGATCCAGGTCATGCAGGCCATCCGCGACGACGAGCGGCTCAAGCGCATTCCCGTGGTGATGCTGTCCGCGCTCCACGAGCAGGACACCATCGTGAAGTGCATCCAACTGGGGGCCCAGGACTACCTGCCCAAGCCCATCAACCAGCAGCTCCTCAAGGCGCGGATCAAGGCCTGCCTCGAGCGGAAGCGGCTGCAGGACCTGGAGGACGCCTCCACGTTGAGGCTGGAAGCCGTCGGCGCCCAGTTGCGGGCCGCCAACGAGCAGCTGCGCCGCGCCAATCAGCTGAAGAGCCGCTTCCTCGCCACCGCCGCGCACGACCTGAAGAACCCCCTGGGCGGCATCCTCCTGCTGGCGGATCGGATCCGGATGGAGGCGGAGCGGGGCGCGCCGCCCGAGCGCATCGCGGCGCAGGCCGGCCGCGTCCACGAGGTGGTCCAGAAGATGGTCCACATCATCAACAGCCTGCTCGACACCACCGTCCAGGAGATGGGCGAGGTGATCCCCGCGTTCGAAATGGCGGATCTGGGTTCCGTCATCCGCGCCGTGGTCCGCGAGAACGAGCCCTACGCCGCCAGCAAGGGGATCCGCCTGCATTGCGACGCTCCGGACGGGCTGTGCCGCGGAGTGGTGGACCGCGCCCGGCTGGCGCAGGCTGTGGACAACCTCGTGAACAACGCCATCAAGTACTCGCCCGGCGGATCCGAAATTCAGGTGGGCCTGGAGCACCACGGCGAAACTCCGGGCGGCGTCGCCCGCATCGGCGTGATCGACCAGGGGCCCGGGTTCACGCCCGAGGATCTGGATCGGGCCTTCGCCCCCTTCCAGCGCCTGTCCGCCCGCCCCACCGGCGGCGAGCACAGCACCGGCCTCGGCCTGTCCATCGTCAAGCAGATGGTCGAGCTGAACGGCGGCCGCGTGTGGATCGAAGGCGACCGGGCCTGGGGCGGCGCCTTCCATGTGGAGATCCCGCTGCGGGAGCTGGAGCCGACGAGCGTACCGCTGGCGTGATCTCCGCCAGCCCGCGGTTCCGTGGCACGACCTTCTTGTCGGGATCCGGTTTCGGATGCGCCGCTGAATGGGTCCTCTGTCACTCGGCGGTCCCGTGGCATGACCTCCTCGCCGGGGCCCGACTCCGGATGCGCCCCCGGCGCATCCTCCGTCACCCGGCGGTCCCGTGGCATGACCTCCTCGCCGGGACCCGACTCCGAATGCGCCCCCGGCGCATCCTCCGTCACCCGGCGGTTCGGTGGCATGACCTCCTCGCCGGGACCCGACTCCGGATGCGCCCCCGGCGCATCCTCCGTCACCCGGCGGTCGGTCAGGGACAGAGTCCTCCGTCGACGTTGATGATCTGGCCGCTCATGTAGCTGGCCCAGTCGGAGCACAGGAAGGCCACCACGCCGGCCACCTCCTCCGGCTCGCCTTCGCGCTTGAGGATGGCGGGCGCCAGCATCTCCCGGCGGGCCTGCTCGGGCACGTCCTGGGTCAGTTCGGTGCGGATGAGGCCGGGATTCACGGCGTTCACCAGCACGCCGAAGGGCGCCATCTCCCGCGCCAGGCTGCGCGTGAGGGCGATGACGGCCCCCTTGCTCGCGCCGTAGTTGGTCTGCCCCGCCTTTCCGAGGATCCCGGTGGGGCTGACGATGTTGACGATGCGGCCCCACTTGCGGGCCATCATCCCCCGCACGACGGCCTTGGTGGCGTAGACCGTGCCCCGCAGGTTCACGTCCATCACCTCTTCCCACTTCTCGTCGCCCATGAGAATGAAGGGGCCGTCCTTCCGCGTTCCCGCGTTGTTCACGAGGATGTCCACGGGCCCCAGCTCCGCTTTCACGCGCTCCGCGGCGGCATCCATGTCCGCCTTCACCCGCACGTCGGCCAGCACCACCACGGCCCGGCGGCCCAGGTCCCGGATCTCCGTCGCTACCGCTTCGGCGAGGTCCAGGTTCTTCTGCGCATGCACCACCACGTCCGCGCCCCACCGCGCGAATTCCACGGCGATGGCCCGGCCGATGCCCCGCGAGGAGCCCGTCACGAAAGCGATGCGCCCCAGCAGGGGAGGCCGATTGAAGGTCATGGGACAACTCGAATCCAACGGATTAGGATGCCTGAGGGGGGAAAGCATGTCCAAGGATCTGGTCGCGCCCGAGGCCATGGAAGCCTTCCTGAAGGCGCACCCCGACTGGGTCGCCCAGGGCGACGCCCACGGCCTCACCCTGCGGCGGCGCTACGTCTTCTCCGCCTACGCCCGCGGCGTGGGCTTCGTGATGGCGGCCGCGGAGCACGCCGAGCGCGTGGATCACCACCCGGACCTGACCCTCGGCTACCGCTGGGTCGTGGCCGTCCTCACCAGTCACGTCAGCCGCGGCGTCACGCCGCGGGACCTGGATCTGGCGGAAGCGCTGGACCGGATGTATCGGGAGCACATCTAGGAAGCGCGCTTTCCGCGCCAGCCAAGCGTTTCCGCAAAGAAGGGAAGGAGCGGGGGCTGCGGGATGGACCCGCTTTCGCTCCGTCGGCAAATCCGGAAGGGTCGCGACGGACGCGGGAAGAATCCGCTTCGCCCTCGCAGACAAACGAGAGGGCGAAGCAGGTTCCCGGTTTCAGGGTTTCCGCGGCTTGGGCTTTCCGAACCGCGGCGCGGGCTTGCCCGCCGGACGCTCCGTCGAACCTTCCCGGCGGGGACGCGCGGAACGGTCGGCGGGGCCGTGGGCGGAACGCGGTCGCGCGTCGTCTTCGCCCGAGCGGGGGCGACTGGGGCGATCGGCCGGATTGAACGCGCGCCGGGGCCGCTCGTCGCCGTCATCGCGGCGGGGACGGGCCGGGCGATCCGAGGGGCCCGCGGTGCGCCGGGGGCGCTCATCTCCGTCGTCGCGACGGGGACGGGCAGGGCGCTCCGTGGAGCTGAACGTGCGGCGGGGTCGCTCGTCGCCGTCATCGCGCCGAGGCCGGGCGGGACGATCCGCGGGACCCGCGGTGCGCCGGGGGCGCTCATCACCGTCGTCGCGGCGAGGACGGGCAGGGCGCTCCGTGGAGCCGAACGTGCGGCGGGGCCGCTCGTCGCCATCCTCGCGGCGGGGCCGCGCGGGGCGATCCGTGGGACCTGCGGTGCGCCGGGGGCGCTCATCCCCGTCGTCACGACGAGGGCGGGCAGGACGGTCCGTGGAACCGAACGCGCGGCGAGGACGCTCGTCGCCGTCATCGCGACGGGGCCGTGCGGGTCGATCCGAGGGGCCCGCGGTGCGGCGGGGGCGCTCATCCCCATCGTCACGACGGGGACGGGCCGGACGGTCCGTGGAGCCGAACGTGCGGCGGGGCCGTTCGTCGCCATCCTCGCGGCGGGGCCGCGCGGGGCGATCCGTGGGACCTGCGGTGCGCCGGGAGCGCTCATCACCGTCATCACGACGGGGAGGGGCAGGGCGGTCCGTGGAAGCGAACGTGCGGCGCGGGCGTTCATCGCCGTCGTCTCGCCGCGGATGGGAGGGCCGATCCGAGGCGCCGAAGGGACGGCGGGGGCGGTCCTCTCCGTCCTCGCGGCGGGGCCGTTCGCCGTCGTCGCGCCGGGGACGCTCGTCGGGGCGGTCCTCGAAGCGCTTGGCGCGGGCCACGCGCTTGAGCTTGTGGTCGCGGCTTTCGGTGGGATGGAAGATGCCCTCTTCGCCCTGGACGCCCGTGGAAGCGCGGTGGATGCGGGCCTGGTTGCGGAGGGCCTTGAGGGCGGCCTCCATATCGGCGGGCATGGGCGCGGTGACGGTGACCTGGTCCTCGGTGACGGGGTGCTTGAAGCCCAGCAGCTCGGCGTGCAGGGCCTGGCGGTCGAGGAGCGGGCTCTCCACGCCGTAGACCTGGTCGCCCAGCAGCGGGAAGCCGCGGTCGGCGAACTGGACGCGGATCTGGTTGCGGCGGCCGGTTTCCAGACGCACTTCCACCACGGTGTGGCCCGGGAGGCGCTCCACCACGCGGTAGTGGGTGACGGCTTCCTTGGCGCCCGCGGGCATCCGCTTGCCGCCCCCGGGGCCCTTGCGGACCTTGGCCACGGACATCTTGAGCGACTTGGCGTGCTCGATCAGATGGCCCGCCAGGGTGCCGCTGTTCTCGGGCAATTCGCCCACGAGGACGGCGCGGTACACGCGCTGGAGGCGGTGCAGCTCGAAGTGCTTCTTGAGGCCGTGGAGGGCTTCGGGGGTCTTGGCGAAGACCAGGACGCCGCTGGTGAAGCGGTCCAGGCGGTGGACGATGAACAGGTTGAAGCGCTTGAACCCGCGGCGGCGGTAGGACTCGGTGATGGCCTCCGCCAGGCTGGGCTCGCCGCCCTGTTCCGCCGGCACCGTGAGCAGCCCCGCGGGCTTGAACACGAACAGCAGGTGATTGTCCTCCCACAGCGCCTCGTAGGGCCCCGCAGTCAGCTTCTTGGCGGGAGGCAGCACGTCGTAGACGAGCTCGGGGTCGAACGCGACCTTCACGGCGTCGCCCGCCTTCAGCCGGAGGCCGTGCTTGTCGGCGATCTCGCCGTTCACCGTCACGCAGCGGCCGTCGATGAAGCCCTTGGCCTGCCGGTGGCTGATGACCATCACCTTGTGCAGTTCCGAAGCCAGGGCCGCGCCCTCGTGCTCCGCCTGCCATTCCCGTTCGATGCGTGCCATGGCGCCGCCCTCCGTCATCGCCCCGCGTCCTTGCAAACGCCAAGCGGACATCCAGAAGATCACGGAAAAGAGTGGGCTCCTAACGAAAAGGGAGCGGCTGGGCCGCCCCCTTTCCACTGGGACTGGAAAAAAGCTACCGCTTCTCCCCCTTCGCGAAGTCGCCGGCCTTCACCACGACGAAGGCTTCCGGCCGCAGATACTTCCGCAGCGCGGCGTTGACCTCGTCCAGCTTGAGGGCCTTCACCTTGGCTTCCAGCTGGGCCTGGAAGAGGACCGGGCGGCCCAGATGGAGGCTGTCCGACAGCCACGCGGCGATCTCGCGATCCTCCTGGCGCTGGGCTTCTTCGCCCTGGAGCCAGGTCGTGCGGGCGAAATCCAGTTCCTCTTGCGTGAGGCCGTCCTTCAGGGCCCTCTGGATCTCCTCCTGGAAGGCGGCTTCGAGCTTCGCGCCGTTCTGGGGGGCATGGATGGCGTAGGCCTGCCAGGAGGCGACGGGATCCTGGCTGCTCACGTTCACGAAGGAGCCGGCGCCGTAGCTGAAGCCCTCCTTCTGGCGGAGGCGGTCGGCGATGCGGTTCTTCAGGGCGCCGCCGCCGAGGATCTGGTTGGCCATCAGGAAGGCTGGGTAGTCGGCGTCGGTGTCCTGCATGGCCCAGCGCTCCGCGGCCAGGAAGATGGCCATCTGCTTGTCGGGCGTCTCCAGCACCTTCACCTGGCCCGTCACGTCCTTCAGGCGGGCGGGAATGCGCTCGTAGGCCGAGGCGGATTTCCAGGTTCCGAAGAGGTCCGTGACCAGGCCCTGGATCTCCCGGGCGTCGAAGTCGCCGGAGGCGGCGAAGGTCCCGCAATCGGCGCCGTAGAAGGCGGCGTGGAAGGCCTTGAGATCCTCGGCCTTGGCGGCCTTCAGGTCCTGGAGCCGCGTCTCGAAGGGGCGGTAGGCGGAGGGATGCCCCGCCGGATAGGGATCGAAGGTGCGGCCCATGAAGTCCATGGCCTGGGCCTGGGGCTCCTGGCGCTGGGCCTCGATGCCCGTGGTCTGCTGCTTCACGAGGGTGTCGAGCTCCGCGGGGGGGAAGGCGGGCTCGCGCAGCACCTCGGCCGCCAGCTTCAGCGCTTCGGTGAGGTTCTCCCGCGGGACGGTGAGGCGCACCGCGGCGGACGTGGCGCCGCCCGTGAGGGCGACTTCGGCCTTCATCCTGTCGAAGGCGTCGGCCAGTTCCTGGCGGGAGTGCTTGAGGGTGCCGCGCAGCAGCATGTCGGCGGTGAGGCTGGGAACGGCGGCCTTGTTCCTCAGGGTGGCTTCCTGCCCGAAGTGGAGGGTGAACTGGACCGCGGCCATCCCGCCCTTGGTCTTCTTGGACAGGAGGGCGCCCTTCAGGCCATTGGGCGCGGTGAAGCGGACGGCCCGCTGGTCCACGTTGGCCGGGCTGGCGTCGAAGGCTTCGCCCTGGGCGACGGCCTTGCGGCCGGTGTAGCTCTTCACTTCGGCGGCAATATCGGGCACCGCCGGCACGTCGGTGCGATCCGGCTTGTCCGTGGGGACGTACTGGCCCAGGGTGCGGTTGCTGGGCTTGAAGTAGGCCAGCGCCGCGGCCTGGACCTGCTCCAGGGTGGCGGCCTCGGTGCGGTCCCGATCCAGGAACCACTGGCGCCAGTCGCCGGTGGCCATGGCTTCGCTCAGGCCGATCGCCATCGTCTTGGTGTCGGCCGTGGCCTGGTCGACGTTCTTCCGCGCCTGGGCCTTGGCCCGATCCAGTTCGGCCTGGGTGAGCGGCTTGTCCTTCAGGCCTTCCACTTCGCGCAGGAGCGCTTCCTTGGCCTTCTCCGGATCGCCGTCTTTGGGCAGGACCACCCCGAACATCTGAAGGCCCGGCTCGTAGGTGCTGAAGGACAGCGGGAACACTTGGGCCGCCAGCTTGGCTTCCACCAGGGCCTTGTACAGCCGGCCGCTGGGCGCGTCGGACAGGATGGCGGCGGCGAGGTCCGTGGCGCTGCGGTCAGGATGGGCGCCGGGCGCCACGTGGTAGCCCGCCACCAGGAGCGGCGTGCCGCCCACGCGGCGGATGGTGACCAGGCGCTCGCCGTCCTGGACGGGCTCCACGGTGTAGGTGGGCTCCAGCGTTCGGGCCGGAGCCTGGAGTTTCCCGAAGGCGGCCTGGAGGTAGGCCAGGGTCTGGGGCTCGTCGAACTTCCCGGCGACAAGCAGGATCGCGTTGTCCGGCTGGTAGTACTTCCGGTAGAAGGCCCGGAGGTGGTCCACGTTCACGTGCTCGATGTCGCTGCGGGCGCCGATGGCGGGCTTCCCGTAGTTGTGCCAGTCGAAGGCGGCCGACATCACCCGCAGGATCGTCGTGCGAAAGGGGCTGTTCTCGCCCGCCTCGAACTCGTTGCGCACCACGGTCATCTCGCCGCTCTTCCCGTCCTTGCCCCACAGGGTCTCGGCCGTGAAGGCGCTGTTCTGCATCCGGTCGGCTTCGAGGTCGAGGGCCTTCTTCAGGTTCGCCTCGGAGGCGGGAAAGGAGACGTAGTAGTTGGTGCGGTCGAAGTTGGTGGTGCCGTTGGCGTCGCCGCCCAGCTCGTTGAGGATCTTCCAGGTGTCGGGCCGGTCCTTCGTCCCCTTGAACAGCATGTGCTCCAGCAGGTGGGCCATGCCCGTTTCGCCGTAGTGTTCGTGGCGGCTGCCCACCAGGTAGGTGATGTTGGTGGTGACGGTGGGCTTGCTGGCGTCGGGGAACAGCAGGACCCGCAGGCCGTTGGCCAGCCGGTATTCGGTGATGCCCTCCACGGACGCCACTTTGACGGGGGCCGCCGGCGCGGTGGGCGCGGCCGCCTTGCGCCGGGGTGCCTTGGGGGCCTCCCCCGCCACCAGCGCGAGGGCCAGGACCCCGCTCAGGGGAAGGACGAGTCGACGGGAGAAGGGCATGGCGCCTCCTGGCTGGAAAAGACTTCGAAACGAGAGGCCTCAGCTTACGAGACCTTTTTCCAACGGAGGGTTAAGAATTGTTAAGGCTGGGCGAGCAGTGCTTCGAGCTGCGCCTGCCAGGCCGCGCGGAGATCCTCCATCCGGTGCCCCCGGCCCCGGTCGCTGGCGCTGAACAGCAGCCCGAGCGGGCTGGGATGGGGCAGGCGGTGCAGGTCCATGGGCGGGGCCTCTGGCAGGCGGGTGAGCACCCATTCCGCCCGCTTCCCCAGGGCGATGACCCTGAGCGGAGACGTCCGGCCCTTGGAGGCCCGGGCCAGTTCCGCCGTCAGCCGCGCCACGTTTTCCGGCGCCAGCAGGTCGCGGTTGGAGGGGGCGTGGAAGTGTTCGCCGTCCTTGGTGGGGCAGGCCGGGAACGCGTTGCTGAGGGCGGTTCCTTTGAGGCGCGGCGCCAGCTCCAGGCGCTTGAACCGCGCGCCGTTCCATTCCTCCCAGGCGGCTTCGGGGACTTCGGCTCGGCCCGTGGCGGCGAGGGCGCGGTAGACGGGAAGCCCGGCGGCGTCGCCCCAGAAGGGGATGCCCGACTGGTCGGC comes from the Geothrix sp. 21YS21S-4 genome and includes:
- a CDS encoding 3-oxoacyl-ACP reductase family protein; translated protein: MTFNRPPLLGRIAFVTGSSRGIGRAIAVEFARWGADVVVHAQKNLDLAEAVATEIRDLGRRAVVVLADVRVKADMDAAAERVKAELGPVDILVNNAGTRKDGPFILMGDEKWEEVMDVNLRGTVYATKAVVRGMMARKWGRIVNIVSPTGILGKAGQTNYGASKGAVIALTRSLAREMAPFGVLVNAVNPGLIRTELTQDVPEQARREMLAPAILKREGEPEEVAGVVAFLCSDWASYMSGQIINVDGGLCP
- a CDS encoding ATP-binding protein, which codes for MPAPTSSIRRKVIALVLAATTSSLLLAALAFLGYERYALRRGAAQDLEALGGIVAYNTAPTVAFHDAGAAAQILESLKTHGHIIRAQVHLPSGELLAAFPPDAAADEPRPLATAQEGVRFRGSRIELTKLIHSPEGEPIGVAFLVSDQGHLTDRLVLAAVFLAGLLVVLGLAAWSFVRRWARVITGPVLDLADVASRVSASRDYSLRARSRGDDELGVLVGAFNGMLERIQEQDRRLAEHRGQLEGQVAARTSELVRTNNELLLAKERAEVSNRAKSTFLANMSHELRTPLNAILLYSELVREDSEAAGHAEILPDVRRIESAGRHLLSLINDILDLSKIEAGKMTVAEEAFDVPAMIRDVLATVEPLAAKNGNTLHFTCAPDVAEIVSDATKVRQSLFNLLSNACKFTRDGRIEVRAAVDPLPGSDVPWLHLSVEDTGIGISPEQLQRIFSEFIQAEEGMSRQFGGTGLGLALSRKFCQLLGGDIRVRSEAGKGSVFTLLLPLAPPVPKTNPEPAATGPVLSPMAGPVLLVDDDPTLLEALARLLVRGGVDVRTAQNGREGLRAARECRPSLVVLDVMMPTMDGWEVLRAFKEDLALAAIPVVMLTILDQVERGLALGASEFLFKPIDRAQLMGVVEKYRARWGR
- a CDS encoding hybrid sensor histidine kinase/response regulator encodes the protein MMPVSVGAPARLLVVDDAESNLEVMTRILEREGHQVVTASGGAEGLAKLRDGDYDMVLLDVMMPGVDGIQVMQAIRDDERLKRIPVVMLSALHEQDTIVKCIQLGAQDYLPKPINQQLLKARIKACLERKRLQDLEDASTLRLEAVGAQLRAANEQLRRANQLKSRFLATAAHDLKNPLGGILLLADRIRMEAERGAPPERIAAQAGRVHEVVQKMVHIINSLLDTTVQEMGEVIPAFEMADLGSVIRAVVRENEPYAASKGIRLHCDAPDGLCRGVVDRARLAQAVDNLVNNAIKYSPGGSEIQVGLEHHGETPGGVARIGVIDQGPGFTPEDLDRAFAPFQRLSARPTGGEHSTGLGLSIVKQMVELNGGRVWIEGDRAWGGAFHVEIPLRELEPTSVPLA
- a CDS encoding 4a-hydroxytetrahydrobiopterin dehydratase; protein product: MSKDLVAPEAMEAFLKAHPDWVAQGDAHGLTLRRRYVFSAYARGVGFVMAAAEHAERVDHHPDLTLGYRWVVAVLTSHVSRGVTPRDLDLAEALDRMYREHI
- a CDS encoding response regulator; this translates as MNRILLVEDNEMNRDAISRLLERRGFTLLLAADGEEGVRLCRETRPDLVLMDLGLPGIDGFEATRRIKADPVTSHIPVVALTARALTSDREAAFAAGCDDYDTKPVDLGRLVDKIRRLTGDPEAP
- a CDS encoding YfiR family protein, whose protein sequence is MRRLPFLLAPAVLAAGALVEGQPAEPEYSIKAKMLVEMLSYVQWPPSAEPAAAFDLVVMGRSPFGRHLDDYARSRTIARRPIRIRYLPKTGDPGPCDAIFLCASESARADAVWAWAQERQALTLADDEALARRGAMVVLLMEGRFVRPAVNLGAASAAGISFSSRLLQYARILSTPRPSRRPAP
- a CDS encoding TonB-dependent siderophore receptor, which translates into the protein MSRTFARLLPLLSAFLSAQEPPDEMARLLGTPVIIASRLQQDQEQAPSAVFVVTRTDIERYGWRELADILRTLPGFDFGNDGTALIGLSERGIWAHEGKALLMVNGIQTSPLHNGNVNYYGNYPAELIERVEVIRGPGSAVYGQFAGAAVINLITRSAEDPEAGRFTLRGTTLGAGDHGQGGYLVTNGRFSNGVALSLNAGYQTSPFSRQPYVDTFLTGQSFSQDKGNTRREVSNLFAEVKALGTSLSLVRVAFQEAQVDGGGSGNGNPVLPGFAPGILGTASRIVQGIRIQRTTPVTSRLSLETRAELLENTGGSVYPQELNANGVNHSGTERGRFVADAGLRWNLPYPGALLVGGGFIQDRERSVDLQNRGALRDPQDPANLVPQETLQTRYGYLEYTQQAGAWGLTTGGRYEDSGLSHAFAPRLGLTFVRGRFNAKLLYGEAFRSPTLFQTYSTFFVFKGYLRPEIIRSRELELGWRLGPASVLRLNLYRMSVTRAISFGLDGSDLYYVNAGSTHSKGAEASLEVRRSGWGGFANLSYTRPDGAVDAFVVDSRGKAFLGISPLKANLGAYVHLGPLQVAPSLLYASAREGQTARSAQSGIVSGELLPNLVESAPEPGRVLLNLSVTWKDWLGAGTEARLTGTNLGAASYPLLQPYYGAHAPLPANDRMVSLDLVWRF